In the genome of Aedes aegypti strain LVP_AGWG chromosome 2, AaegL5.0 Primary Assembly, whole genome shotgun sequence, the window AAATATACTGACTAgaaatcagtgctgcctcagattgccaAGTTAATAAAAGCATGTTTTGTTCCAAGTTCAATTAGGATTTTATCGGGTaggatttttttcgatttcccaAATCAGTATTGGCTGTAAAAACACATTCAAGGTACAACTGAACAGGTTTCGGATAATAATATCCTAAATCTATCACAACTTGCTCAAAAACTTTTCCCAAAAGTCTTGAACAGCTGAAATACCATGCTAGaggtaaaaaaactgaacaaggAAGAGTAACATATTGTGAAAGAACCCCCACTTAATTTTGACACAATTTATTTGGAAACGTTTGTATCATCTCTACAAAGATTTCAATGTGTTTTAAATAAGAACTTTTAACATTTAAACGAAAGAATTTTCCGTTTTGCCATATGTTTTTCGCTAGCATGAATGATAACAAGCAAGTAGGCAGTATATatttcagggtgtctactatcTGAAAACAAAACAGGAATTATcagagaattttgttcaacatgaattctcagggaatttcgatctAGATCAAGGAAGTGGTTTGAATCAGTAATACAAGATAGAATACGTCCTTTTTGTGACATCGAATCTTTTCAATCAAGAAAATTTGCGGCTGCGCCCCTATAAAAACGCTGCTTGAGATGTTCAGTCCTTAATTTTTGTGACTTTTTAGTTATTCAACATAAAACATATTTAGATAAGGATGCAATTatctaaacatgttttatgaTTGGCAAGTTGGTAAAGGCAAGTACAGTTCTCAGTTAAAGTTGGGTGTCATTCATGAACACATGAAACTTGGTTGAGAACATTACAAAAATGTATATCGACTATTTCACAAGCtcttaatgatattttttcagttcCCAAGGAAGGCTTCAGGTaatctagtgatttctccagattcgtttcgaaaaattttcaGGGATGCTACCAGCAGTTTTTCAAGGGATCCTTCGCaaattttgtcaagaaaatcgTAGAGCACTGCAACGTTATTAGCTTCAGTAATTTTCACATAGATTACTCTGAACCAAACCATCTAGCGGTtatcccaggatttcctccagatatttttcaactgattcttttatcgatttttatagttgtttttttttttcaaggagaTTTACCACATATTCTAAATGAGTTTTTCCACAAAACTTAATcccaaagttttgatttttttccaagaaatcctttaaaaaatccCAAGCCGGATTCTTTATAAAAATCATCCACGAATATTTTCGGAAATTACTCCAAAAATTGCTTCaggcattattcgatgaaatctttcataaccttttttaatttaatttaatttaacctCAATGATTTCAATCTGAAATTCCTCATCTGGATGAACgactaaatttcaaaaaaaaaaatctagtgaaACATTTTGAGCTGTTCAGTAATCGAATCTCTTGTTacatggtaaagatggataaattataagTGGAATTGcgaaaaatccacgtgcttgtgtgggattcgaacccacgactcttgtatgctagatgaGTGCTTTATCACCTACGATAccaagccacttggtgacccaataactcagaaggttacaagtttcgaattaaAATCCCAACAGTTCATGCAGACCCTTCTTATTACCCACATCCATCCATCTCtcatttatttagtgttgaaactgtttgcctatcatacCCACATATTTGTATATTGAAGGGAAGGGCTGCAGAAATAATATTAAGAAtatctggggtaatatgcaccctttGAGGCAAACAGGTCCATGGTGCCATTTTAGTCTATTTTCGATATAATTGGGAACAATTTTCCACCAAGGTCTGATAGTCAGGATCCCCAACACacgatttgaaaagaaaaactcCACGAAAAAGGTTtcatatttgttttcaaaatattcatagaaactCTAGAAGCCGTTGACTCACCGGGGATGCATATTAGCTCAGAAATCCCTGTTCGTAAATTTATTAGAACTCCAGAATCATTTTTTATATCAGATTCTGCTGAATACTGGCTCGTTCAGATCATTTCATAAACAATCCTGATTTCGTAGAAATTCAAGAAGTTTTCAAAcccgttttccatacaaatattcaaacagaTCCAGGAGATTGTATTATGTATAAATCTGAACGAAACTTTCACAATTCTGGGAAACACAGAGATGACTGGAACTCGATTTGTTTTGTGTCACACGATGCAGAATAAAACATTGTTCGAAATTGacaaaatacgagtaaaatgtaaatgtgtGGTTTCTCATTTGTGGAtattttttcgacatttttagatgaactaTTTCAACTAATTTGAGCCAATCCATgcttaaataattttaagatCAAGAGAAATTGCTCATGAAAGCTCATTATACTGAATTCACATAATTTCGCGCAACAAACTGTTTgtcgttaagtcagagtggaccaagtacaaaacttgagaaaattggatACCCAATTCTGTCATAAGATGCAAAATAATGTTATCTTCATTGATCTTTGATCAGTTTTGATTAATGTCGAAAACTAAGAGAGATACGtaacaaatttattttggatgatcaataaaaaaccGATAAAATTATGCAGTCAGAGTATATCAAATGCTTTTTTCCATAACGATTAACacgatcagcgcgctgaggaattcGATGTAAGACGCTCCAAGTGATTTGTCAGATTATGGAATGATTCTTCTCCCCATcgatcaatagaaattcatgaATATTACATAATTCGATGCATCTGCTTTTAATTACTGGCCATTTACCAGGATAGGTAGTCGGAAATTGCAACTATTTCTGTGCATACAAAGTggaccaagtgtcaaaaagGAATGAACtgtttgattattgcattttttaagTCAATTCCAGATCCGATAGAAGTATTTGGTAGTTGTAAAGTATCTGTATGGAAAATCCTAGAGTCCGCCttttggaccagtatattttggtcagtGGTACTCAAgatttgtacttggtccactatGATTGAACgcaaattcaaatatttgtggTCTTCAAGCTATCATAATGTCactgatttcaaaattaaagttatggattcttgaagaatttacgatactgtaATACGAtacttgaagaatttacgatgtctgtaatctgtttatcttaaagatatgaacccagtttgaccatgcaaacactaaatgattgttattttccaagaaattgttcagtcagtgTGAACCAAATCACTGAACGGTGCTTTTTAGTTCAGTTTGAGCGACCCAGGTGCACTTAGCCCATCAAAACATCGTTTTACTAGAAATTTGGACTATGTTTTTCCATATTTATTACtttacattatattgtttgaaagtaacacaaagatgtgtggaaatattgaaccaaaattttcacGAGTTAAAAATTGTAAAGTGTTACACTCAGTccattttcctcaaaatttgatgatctataaaaattttgatataTGTCCCAAATTGTTATaaaggtcaatgggcgacctctggcgatttttctttgcaaaagtaagtttcccTATACCTAGCAAATCTCATACAAACGTCTCTATAGCAAATCTCATATAACAACTGGAGTTAATTTATAGTTTCATCaatcaagctgaaattttgcacaagtGTAGGACCCAACTGCAATTCagaaagtggactggagcgagaatctgaattttgtcccacaccAATATAAACCCAACTTGTATAAGTTAGTGaagaaccattttcaaaagtattgaattttgcGAAATTCCAACAGATTTTTAATCTCAAATTAGAGATGGTGAATCATGCAAACTATGAGTTCGCAAGTCATCATTCTGATGAAGAAAATCAATAATCATTCAGTCATTTTCGGTGCTATTTGTAATTCATCTCGATATAATCGCCTCTTGTGAAGAGAGCAGATGGTTACTGCATTCAATTCGCACCTAAAAATAACCTCATGTACAGTACACTGACCCCGTTGGCTATCTCTAACGACTAATTGTTGACGCTGCACTGCACCTATCGCTGAACTTGAACTTGGCTAATCGTGACTTTCACAGTGACATAATGATCTTACTCAACCGAAGGTCTAATTTTATCCTTTTTTTCCCCACATTTCAGTACTAAACCACTCAACTCACCATGTCGAAGATCGGAATTAACGGATTCGGCCGTATCGGCCGTCTGGTCCTGCGTGCCGCCGTCGACAAGGGCGCCCAGGTCGTCGCCGTCAACGATCCCTTCATCGGCGTTGACTACATGGTGTACCTGTTCAAGTACGATTCGACCCACGGTCGCTTCAAGGGAGAAGTCTCCGCCCAGGACGGTCACCTGGTGGTCAACGGTATGAAGATCCAGGTCTTCCAGGAACGTGACCCCAAGGCCATCCCATGGGGCAAGGCCGGAGCCGAATACATCGTCGAGTCGACCGGTGTCTTCACCACCATCGACAAGGCCTCTGCTCACTTGGAAGGCGGAGCCAAGAAGGTCATCATTTCGGCCCCATCCGCCGATGCCCCGATGTTCGTCGTCGGTGTCAACCTGGATGCTTACAACCCATCGATGAAGGTTGTTTCGAACGCTTCCTGTACCACCAACTGCTTGGCTCCATTGGCCAAGGTTATCAACGACAACTTCGGCATTCTCGAGGGTCTGATGACCACTGTGCACGCCACCACTGCCACCCAGAAGACCGTCGATGGTCCCTCTGGTAAGCTGTGGCGTGATGGCCGTGGTGCTGGACAGAACATCATCCCAGCTGCCACTGGTGCTGCCAAGGCTGTCGGTAAGGTCATTCCAGCTTTGGACGGTAAGCTGACCGGTATGGCTTTCCGTGTCCCAACCCCCAACGTCTCCGTCGTCGATCTGACCTGCCGTCTGAACAAGCCTGCTACTTATGCCCAGATCAAGGCGGTGGTCAAGCAAGCCGCTGATGGCCCAATGAAGGGAATTTTGGACTACACCGAAGAGGAGGTCGTCTCCACTGACTTCGTTGGTGATACCCACTCCTCCATCTTTGACGCCAAGGCTGGAATCCAGCTGAGCGACACTTTCGTCAAGCTCATCTCCTGGTACGACAACGAATTCGGCTACTCCAACCGTGTCGTCGACCTGATCAAGTACATGCAGACCAAGGATTAAATTATTTAAACCTTCATCTACTCCCCCCAACCAATTCTCAGGGCTTGAGGCCGCTGATCTGCTAAACATAAACGTTGcgtatcacacacacacacacaccgtacacacagtaaaaaaccAACACCTCAAGTGAAAGTACTAAGAAACCCTCCTGTAAGAACACGTTCAACAAGGGAGGAACCATGATTACTACACACTATTCTGTTTAGTTGATAAGgttaatgataataataataataaatttaactGCTAAAACtatagaaaaaatgctgaaaattaATTATACCTGTTGTGTATTGTCAAGACATTGATAACGAAGTAAAATGCAAACAATCGCTTAAGGTTAGAGAGAGACAGACAAGGAACTACGTAATATCACTTGTGCGCGCGCATGGCCCTCCGCATCCTACTACACCATCACCCAGGGATGCCCCGGCGAGAGCCGATGTGGCGCGCGAATCCGAAGTCGAACAACGGATCGATAATAATCAtgtatttcattttgaaaatgatgCATTATGGAAAGGAATAAAACCCTAGATTGTTACTAGTCGAAAATCTGGTGCCTGGCTGAGTTCTTGAATATCACATGAGATCCCTGTGATTTGGAGTGTACTTCGAAATGCCCAAGAAGACGAGAGAGGTTTTTGCATCGCCGGAGTGaaagttttatttcatttttgcgtcTCGGTGGGTAGCTTCTTGTAGGACAGTCGAGGGTTGAATATCAActagtgagctcgtttcatgctcttGTTTCATATGATTGAAATATGATGGTTCACTTTATAATCGAGAAGGAAATATACGTTTATGCATTTGTTCAACACACAAGAGTCGAGGAAAGTCGAGTCTAATATACGACACTGGTTACGCGGCCCTAGGTGGTCAATTGAGGAATTTTtccacatggtcgacaggatgatagcacTACGAAACGTGTTTTTGTCtctagcaccaaaataccgctattcacttaattaagagttgctgaatccattgccgttttcagaaatatagcacgtctagtttttgggatattggctgttgaaaatgcaaaaaatgacgatttcagccaacttgtatgcaagtttgccagcttgtaaggcaatttatttgcttaatttgccacagaattcaaactttatgtgtataacaacacttttcatcaaagtttgtaatactttcgatgcggaaaagctattttttgatggttgagaggtttttttttgccatatagaagaaacgaagaattttgtatggagactgcaagcatgttaaaaaaatcggtttaatcgaaatttattcgtgcaatttcaatcaaattatatctgaaatgaaagttcaagttctattttgcatgtttgatggattagattacaaaaaagtttgataaattttactctaaatttcatgtaaacatcaataaaaccagtgttttatacaactttggtgacctgtagctaaaaattgtgacgtgctggaacatttctgagaatggcatcagatttagCAACTTCAAATCTaccagagacacataatttgatccttgagacacgcaaatatataatttttgttgcgctgtgtagcCGTACTAGCTAATccgcagccagtagtgatagctggtgaTTTTAATGCATTGGGCAGTGGAGTGaagtagccgctgcaccaaccaaAGTGGCCAACTATTGATGGAAACCATGATCGCATTAGAGcaggcaaatgtgggtacagtgagtaccttctgcagaaatggtgcagaatcgattattgacgtgacgttttgtagtcctaacctttaaGGTGATGCGTTTATTCTCATCAAAGTTcgatttcgttcaaatttgatgCGGTAAAGCGGTtttggcccagatagccgtagcggtaaacgcgcagctattcagcaagaccaagttgagggtcgtgggttcgaatcccaccggtcgaggatcttttcgggttggaaattttctcgacttcccagggcataaagtatcatcgtacctgccacacgatatactcatgcaaaaatggtcattggcatagtaagctctcggttaataattgtggaagtgctcataagaacactaagctgagaagcaggctctgtcccagtggggacgtaacgccagaaagaagaagaagaaagcggTTTTGTCAGACCATCCGCGACTTCTTTATCAGTGGATTCATAGTTCAGAACGACGACAGGTCTTCCAGTTCCAGGTAAGCTTGCACAGCAAACTTCCATATCGGCCAACTATCGCGTCCTGTGAGCCGCGCGATTCCCGGAAGGCTCGAAATGCTGCGGACTGCTCCACTTCGAGCTGCATCAGCATTATTATCGCTAGCGCTCGAGCTTCCGGCTTGCATTTTTATTCGATTTCGCGAAAAACGAtcgaaacagcggagcatgtcgtttTCGGTTGCccgcgtttcattgttgtgagagatcgcatgctTACTACATGcagaggggacacgtccccgtacaatataatccagagaatgtgtgcggatgccgagtgctgaaatgcagtaactacggctgccACTCACATCATGTTAGAATAGTCGAACAAGAGGATTGTCcttgccgaggctggtcccttgtaacatagtttaagtcggctaggagaagcagtgtGCCtgggctacttctgctacatgttttttttataatagagtacaaaaaagcttcaaaagcctggcctgttgtgtgttggtgTACCAGCCTAGCATCATGATACGGTACTTTCTACGTATCCGGGAAATGATGGTTTTCTTGCACATAGCCTGACGAAGCAAAGTAACGGATGCTTCCTCGTTGCAGTGGTTTGTTGCGTAACTGCAAAAAACCAGAAGTCAatttggttttgtttgttttacctTGGCCGACAGTGCCAAATTTATAGTGACATAATTTTACCGCTATGGAGTAAAGCAAACAAACGTGCGCGAGAACTTTTTTACTTACGCAGCTTTCTGGTTTGCTTAGCCCTATAGGCGGCGGGTAATCGTATTGTTTTGCTTAAGTTTTTCATTTCAGCCACACCACAAACCGAGAAGAACGGTGACTCACATGCGGATTTTGTTACGCTCATCGCTCACGGATCGTTAGAACAAGACGACAAGTTCTACCAATTAAGAGAGTGAGTTCCTCTTCAGGGGGTGGAATCAACCCTTTAAAAACCGACCCGCCAAGATGGAAGAGCCTCGGTGTGAAGAAAGTGTACGACGTCCACAGTTCTGACGGTCCCCCAGTTCGGACGAGGTGTGCCGTTCGTTTTCGacattttcgttcaaagttcagtgggcATTTTCTGCCAAATTGACGAGCGGGCCAATTCGGGTCGGGAGTGTTTGGTAGTGATataaggtggataaagtataggtggataaagtatatttcGGGAAATTGGTGGAACCACCCACATACGCTATCAGAATCGAGGGTAAAGTGAAAGTGTCTCAATCGATTCCTTAAGAACGATTCTAGGGGGGGAAAGCTAGTGAATTGTGACGACCTTttagtaataaataaaattgttagaAGGAAACAGAGTGATCAATATTCCGAAAGAAAAACCAGTGACCTAGCCGGGGGGGGGGCCCGCTACAAGTGGTGACAGCGGAAAAGCGTTTCTTCAAAACGCCGGCCGCCAACATTTTCAGACTGGACATTTTTAGACTGGTGTGATAAGAATCGAGAAGAAATAAAAGTGTTGGGGGAGAATCCGTATAAGGAAGAAAACCTCGTGCAACGTAATTGGAAACAAAGATTTCTAGCAAGTATTTCCAGCAGTTGAGGCAGCTGCGCAGAAGATGAGGATCGCGATGATAAGGACGAATCCGCGGTGAGTGTGTACTATTTTCTTCTTTTCCTAAGTTAAGCTctaaactcttaaaaaaaaaaaaaaaaactctgactGCGATCCAATTTCCTCAGTTgtattatatatttaaaaaccTTGGTTTTCTGTTCCATTGTACATATAGAGCCGATAAggataagttttttttccttcttttgaacttTCAATATAAGAAGACTGTTgaaacaagttttaaaaaataatatcgatGATTATAAAGTGAATGAAATAGCGTAGATTTTAAGCCACTAGTGTAACTTTTAAGAGagggataacacatctttaCATTAGGATTATCGAACGGAATTGAACAAACCCTTCTACTATTCTGCTTTGGTTGCATGAGGGATgagtttttctccaaattgCATTTACTTCTACCTATCTCGAGTCTAAGCGCGATTGTAGGGCATATTCGGTAAACTTTAAcgtacttatttatttatttatttgacgtcaaacattttgtagaccattctaaattacattgtgttcttaatatctatgtgtttatataCTATAAGTTTCTTGAGTATACtcgattcaatattattttgatttctcaaAAGAGATTGCCAATTTTCGTTATCTAATTTCAGTCTAATATTAGTATAATTGGCTCTACTataatcgaaaatattctcatactCACATTCGTGAGGAGTATGATAAATATGCACAAACTtagaatattctattgccgtgtgaaacgcttcaatttttttgaaattgacTCACTTACACAGGAATCTTCATGCatatttgtcaataaaaatatcaaggtaacagttttgtttattttttacgtgatttatttgattaaggcctaaggatgcagttttgtcaaaaataaattgcaaagtttcattatCGCCAACAACAGGGAGTAGTATACTCTCGTTTTCAAAATCAGGAATGAAATCTGCATTACGTTAATTGAAATCGCCATAAATATGCACCTTGTTTTCGGGAGGAAGTTGATTTATGATTTCTTCTGCTATCAGGAAAAAACTCTCGTATGTTGACTTACAAGCCTGATCTGGGGGAAAGTAAACTAATACAAAATATGAGTTTCTTTACCAATATTTGATTTAACCCACACATGCTCATATTCTTTAAAGTTAGGTCAAGCAATGATTTCATAACTGAAATTTGATCATATTGCAACAACAACTCTTGAATgtaaataatttaaacaaaatatggaGGAATTCCCATCTGATGAATACATATATACATTAAAGCAGAAACACTCACAAACACAagtaaagaaaaataggccAAATATTTAGCAGATAGTGATAAAATCTTTAAAAGTagcgaaaattttcatttttctgtaaattttcttcTCCAATGTTCTTTTATTAAGCTGTAGCGACTATTTATTAGCATGTCTTCTTTTTGTTTTAGCTGCAGATCAAGTTAAGATTCGCGAAAAGTACAGGTTTTTAGAAACTCAAAACAATGTACACACACTTATAATTACTGCATTAAAGCCAACCGATAATGATGGAACAGTTGAAGTTCATAAATTTGCATAAGGAACGATCTCAAAACCaatcaaatatatttaaagCAAACAGAAAGTAAAGAACAAACACGCAAATCTCTCACACAAGTGTTGGAAAGGCAGCACAGAAAACGAGTGCATTTTTACGCCAATGGAAATATGTGGCAGTCAAATTTTCctccccaagtaacaatttcagtgtttttttatcttagatgttatttatggatgTTACATTAAAGATGTTTTCATTCCTAACAGTTTTAATGAAGCATTGCAAAGTTCCAAACGTTCTTTtcggtaaaacccacttttAAATGCTTTGTATATATCTACAAGATctcatcttgcttgtcttgtcaaggcataagtaaaacttctaagtcatgttaaagccGTCTTAAATCTCATGATGCATGTTATTGAAATGCAGTCTGCgtgtggttatcaatatcattatgttgataatgataatcatgtagtGAATCACGAATTAATCAGAACGCAAAcatagaaatgaaaaaaaaaatcctctcgaAGAATTAACAGACCATCGCATACTTTTCCCATActtgcctgaacttcccgttttaatgggacaactatgctgcacacaacagctgagctgcacaaaaaaaaaaagctttcatttttcagacacttatcacttaccgttttACGCATCAGTACAACCGTTCAAGCacgaaatttcaatttatgattgggatgacatgaaatcattctaaaaatggaatggagtaaaatattggatagccaataatgatgttgtaattgtggcgcgttgctgtaaatcgaaaaattttatgtcactccaccagtaaatttttattggcaggagtttcacgcgatcgtaagaaaattttctgccacacaaaaaaatgtttattttaattgattattatgagtcggcagacatcatgatgatttcaaaatcaaaaatgttatggttggtgtttgttcaatcataagctcttaacattggttttattccgaTATATATTAGGATATCGACaaagatttaataccgctaattgagctcaataaggctatacaatagctcttatgaatgttttatacCATACCACAGGGGTAGATCtattcatacgatacaaaactaaAAAGTTTAGAAACTgttttaaggtatagtcttaacaacctcctatagtgtgggccttttcgggCTTAACGGAATTTTATCAAAGGCTTATTAAGgctaataagttctaaaatgagtttttacgatatggtggtaacaacagcttgtagtaaatgaaaaaactaaaaatgttacttgggtcgcCAATCGACTTGTGCGTCGGTCGGCCGTGTAAATCTTTTGTACATATTATTTTCTCTAGGTTCAGAAGGCTCAGAAACAATCGAACGCAAACTTTGCTTGTTTTGAAAACCTCGTTCTAAAGTATAGATATCCAGAGGACAGAAatgtaaaaattgaaaagatGCATAAAATTTTTTGCAATCCCATTCTAGAACCCCAGGGAAATATTATTTTGGACGAAGTAAGGGCTCTGCCACCAGTGCCACCCCGCTCATTAGTACAAGAAATGGGAGAAACCTATATGGATCCAACACCAGAAAAAGAAGTAGCGATAGAAAATATAACACAAACAATATCGCCAATGTCAAGAAATCCTGAAAACAAAGAGACAATGAAAATAACACCACTCCGAGTAAAGTggtaaaatgagaaaaaaaacataatatacTAAAGATAAATGTGAACAAAGGAATAACAGTTGAaccttgaaaatgaaaaattaggGGCGTGGGACATCAACCAGAGAAGTGACGTGCCTACAGCTAATTATAACAAGAATGCGTCCGTCAAACTCAGTTTTGAACGTACCGAAGGGCTGGAAAAACCAGAATAGGAAACTATTCTGTAAGGGTCGTTACCCTCTGGAAAAGTATGAAAAGCAATATAAATGGGAATAGAAAGATTATAAAGAGAATATACATATGAAGAGGAAAAGACACCCTTCAAAGAATAACGAAGCATCGAAGAGGAAAAAGACACCCTTCGCAATGAAAAGCAATATAAATGGGAATAGAAAGATTATAAATAGAATATACATATGAAGAGGAAAAGACAcccttcaaagaataataaagtaTCGAAGAGGAAAAAGACTCTTCGCAATGAAAATGGGAATAGCAGGAATAATGACATTGATAAGAAGATCCATAAGGGAAAAGAATATGAAACTGGTTGGGGTCCTGAAATACATACTCTGGATTTTAATGTAATAGTAGAGGATCAATAtgatgaaaatatgaaaacttaagAGAATTAAGAGAGGGTTTACAAAAAGCCCTtgcaaatttaaaagaaattatgggaaattgaaaacaaactttGGGACAAACCATTTTTATACCTTGAATTAATATGAGCAAACGAGGTTTTCATTCACAGATCCTGCCTGCAACCTCAAAAGAAAGGGGGGAGGTCACCAAGCGAGAAAGAACAAACCTTACAGATGGAGACGGATAACGGATCAGTACAGAAAGAAGGTatcctagatataagaaaatgaaaaattttacaacttgagaaatttaaaaaaaaattaataaatcaaaACTTGAActgcaaaaacaaaacaaactaaaaACAAATTGACTTAAAGTCGAAAGTTTcacgaaattttaagaaaatgatttattttacttCGTCAAACAAATAATGCTAGAAAAACACTATTCTTTGACATATTTAAAGTTGTATATATTACACGTAGAAGGTATGAAAGATAATGTATAAATATTGTAAGCTCAagcgaaaacaaaaacaaaaaggaAAAAGAGAccaacaaaatccacaaaagaTATTAAAATCCTTTAAAACTGAGCAAAACGAAAAGATGtgagatttccaaaaaaaaaaaacacaacaaataaataatagaaaaaaatatatatatatatattgggaCTCACCAAACTGTAGATAGTAGGATAGTAGATATGAATAGTTCTACCAT includes:
- the LOC23687404 gene encoding glyceraldehyde-3-phosphate dehydrogenase 1, giving the protein MSKIGINGFGRIGRLVLRAAVDKGAQVVAVNDPFIGVDYMVYLFKYDSTHGRFKGEVSAQDGHLVVNGMKIQVFQERDPKAIPWGKAGAEYIVESTGVFTTIDKASAHLEGGAKKVIISAPSADAPMFVVGVNLDAYNPSMKVVSNASCTTNCLAPLAKVINDNFGILEGLMTTVHATTATQKTVDGPSGKLWRDGRGAGQNIIPAATGAAKAVGKVIPALDGKLTGMAFRVPTPNVSVVDLTCRLNKPATYAQIKAVVKQAADGPMKGILDYTEEEVVSTDFVGDTHSSIFDAKAGIQLSDTFVKLISWYDNEFGYSNRVVDLIKYMQTKD